The Arachis ipaensis cultivar K30076 chromosome B10, Araip1.1, whole genome shotgun sequence DNA window CTGGCATTGTTCCTGTGCTTCTTGAAGTGGTTCTGTTGGGAAGCTCTTTGGCTCAGAAGAGAGCATTGAAGCTATTGCAATGGTTCAAGGATGAGAGGCAAACCAAGATGGGGCCACATTCGGGGCCACAAACACCGAGGTTTGCATCGATGGGGTCACCGGTGAATCAAAGAGAAGCAACGGAagggaagaagatgatgaagagttTGGTTAAACAAAGCTTGCATAGGAACATGGAGATTATTACTCACAGGGCTAATGCTGCTGGAGACTCTTCTAGATTTAAGTCATTGGTTATTAGCACTAGTTCTAAGAGTTTGCcttattaattttcatatttttcaattttctctttcGTGCTAATAATGTTGAGGTACATGTTAGATACTCCTACAACATTTGTATATGTCCACAAATATAAATGGAAATCAAACAATGTCTTTTTTCAATTTGTCTTCTGATAACAAAATGCAAATTTCACTTCAAAGTCTTAAGTCACAAATTATTTCAATTATTTCTATAACCTGTTTATGTAAAATGTTAGTAATGATCTCCTCCCAAtattttgaaaacaatttttagaGAGTAAATTTCATAGTGATCTTTAAAATTTAGGTCATTATTCAATTTAGTGTTCGAAATTCAAtctaaaatactaataaaaaaattaaaatatgaaaaacaaaattaaataatagtGTAAATATCAAAAATTACTACAAGAATTTATTCAACTTTTTACACGTAAAAATAGCAAAATTTCATCTCAAGAGTCCATCTCTTGGATTCAgaacaaaaaatgtaaattataCTCTCTCTTCACCCATAGAACTAATTTgtgttatattatttaatatttttatgcgAGACAAATATATAATTGGACTAGAGAGTTGCCAACCAactatagttcaaatggcataatttTCCATAGGTTCGAATCTCCCTAAAAAAAATTGGACTAAAGAAAACCATAATAGTCATTTTTTCTTCGcgtttcttctcctcctcctcttcttccttcttcttctcatttttatttgtgtttttcctccttcttcttttgattttgtaacattatatatatatttttttctttgtttgattttttcctcccaaaaagaattatgaaaatatgaaataagaagatgaagaagaagaaatagcagaagatgaggaggaggaaaatgaagagttctgaattatgcaaaacttatcagaataaaaatacacccaaatatcttcgttttacacccaaatttgctgcaaatacagaaatgagttatgctacgtgcacactaaaatcagccaccaaaataTACTAGAATACAagtatacattgaaaataaattaacgcacacatgtatttatacacaaatacattggtggctaattttcgtggctgattttagtgtacaaatagcatttttgtacagaaaaatattttctctaatgctgcatttttttcttctttttcttatttctttctttcttttagttaaatgaatgtaaattcatcctcttccaaggaattttacagcattatgtgttttttcttcttctttttttgatttttttgtttttattcttgttaagatagtaaaacaagaagaaacttgagaaggtaaaacaaaaaggaaaagatgaataaaagaaaaaagaagaaaaagatagtgatgatgatgaaaaaaaagaacagaagatgaggaggaagaagaggaagagttttaagttatgcagaatttatcagaataaaaatacatccAAAATTCTCACAAATACATCCAAATATCTTCGTCTTACAccaaaatatcttcgtgttacacccaaatttgctgcaaatacagaaaaatgtttcctctaatgctactttttttcttctgaattgaaccacacctcaaCCACTTGATTAGATtcaaaacaatgaaaattttttCGACTTTCCTACTTCAAATCTAGCCGAGGGATTTGTCTTCTCGGTCAGAGATATTTtcaatttccattttctctctatgctacatgtaatcaattgattcttaatttcgttttcctttttatttgtaCTCCGAACTCTTGGAGAAAAACCTGCAATTTTCGCATAATCCTTGTAGAATTTTGCAGCATTTTCAAGGGTGTTAAAGATCATCCCAACCTTGGATACAAACTGCTCATCAACACCACAGATTTgctgcaaaatacacccaaaatacaccatattaaaacaagcataaactatagaatgcaaatacaactataaaaccatcataaaaaataacaaaaatcagattcatgaATCATTAATGaacagaaactaaaacaattcaactaaaacAATAAGACAATTCACCTTCAGTGAGATGAAaagtcataaactgtaaatacacccaaactttcctgaaatatacccaaatattttttatttacaccCCTGATATAAAATGCAGAAAATTCATCAGAACTAGTACATTAAattcaattcaaacaaggaaCAATGAACAGCAAATTTCACAAACAAAGTTCACGTattattcagctacacaatcataaactactaactaTATTTAAATTCAGATTCaattattaattgaaattaaaccaCACCTCACGAACTTCattgaattcaaattcaaaatctacTTCGCTCTGGTTCAACTGATAATTTaaagttgaatcatccattatttTCAAAACGATTTTcagagcttgatttcagaaataaTAGAAAACGAGAAAGAGAACATAGAGAGAAACGTATGTAAACAGCGAATGATAAGGAAAAGAGAAACAAACAAAAGAGATCGAAAAGAGAAGGTAAGAAAATTCAAAAAAGGAAAcgaaatcattttgaaaaagaaagttaTATATTCGCTTTGATTGATTAGAGAATCTAATAAGAGACGCGTGAATTATAGGTGCCATAAGATGCGCGTTTTAGGGATTAGAGATTTTCTTGTATAATTTGTATAGTGAAAAGGGTGGtgattaattcttaattaaattcttaAATCTAAGGGCAAAGGTTGAAAAACGCAAAAACGCATCGGAACCGTTAGTTCAGTTTGGAGTGGGATCGGATCCGAAAGACAGTGTGACGCGATATCTGTAAAGTGTGAAGAAGACGCGCGAACAATGGCGGAAGCTTGGTTGGGTTTGGGTCCCACCTTCTCTAACTCCCTCCCTCTTCCCCttccctcttcctcttcttctcctccttcaatGGCTTCCGTTCCCTCACCCCGCCACCGTCGCTGTTACTCCAACCCTGACCCTCCCCCTCCCCCTCCCCAGCCAGCTCTCCTCGTCTTCTCCGGCGGGACTGCCTTCAACGGCGTCGTCGAGGACCTCAAGACCTTCACTACCCGCGTCGCCCACGTTCTCCCCGTCTCCGATGACGGCGGAAGCACCGCCGAGATCGTTCGCGTCCTTGGTCTGTCTTCCCATCTTTTTgcgatttttattttcattttctcccGATTTGATTGGTTGAGTTGGTGTGCGTTTGTCAGGTGGTCCTGCTGTTGGAGACATACGTTCGAGGTGTCTGAGGTTGTCTGATCAGAGCACAGCTGAAGCTCTTGCAGTTCGGAATCTGCTTGGTCATCGTCTACCTCTTGATCCACTCAAAGCTAAATCTGAATGGTGCTTTCCTTTATGCCTAACAATGCCAATCTAGTTACTGAACTTTCTCTTTAACTTTATGTACATATATTGCCGCAGTGTGTGCGCTATATTAGTGGGGATTAAGATTATCCAAATTTTTTGCATACTTTTTTATGAGAACTATTTTGTAATGTGTGTTTTCTGCACTGCTGCTGGGACATGTATAGGTACTCCATTGTGGAAGGTGATCACACACTATGGAAAGGTGTTTCGAAACCTTACAGGGAGACTATTCgatcttttcttgtttattttcagaGTCAGGTGATTCTTACAACTAGTTGTACTTCTTTTCTTTCTAATCCTGCTCATACTCATCAATTGCTAAACATTTCTTATATGAATATGGATGTTATAAAGTATGGTCTcctttttttattacttttaatCGTTTGTTTCTGAGATTGGTTGTTGCTTCTTAAACTGTAGTCTAGTATTTTAGTGTCTGTAATTTTGGTTCAAAAGTCTCTCTTAAGTTGAGTATCATGTCTTCTTTTGCATTTTTAGACAAAATATATTATTATGCCCGTCATAGTAACAATCAATCACTATAATAATCGACACtacagaagaaagaaaaaatataacgTGCTTCAATATTGTATGCTTTTTTGGTGAGCTTCCTTGAAAGTTGGGCCTTCCATTTCGGTGTTTGCAGATTCTACGCCGGGCTGAAGAATCATTTTGTTTCAGCAATGGCAGGTCCTTTATTTTTACTTCAGCTAAATGTTTGTAGTAGTTTATtaaattttcttgccatttttctCATCCTCCTACCTAACCAATAAAATTAATTGCTTTAGAATCTGATATGATATAATGCCTATGTAATTGGGGTAAATTTTTGGAAACTGGCAATTGCAATTGGTGTGTGAAAAAAAGAACAATTTAAACTGACTTTTATGAACCATGCAGCATCGGAAATTTCTTTTTTGCAGGCGCACGTATATTTTTTCGGTCCTTGGATGCTGCAATATTTTTGTTTTCACGTGTTTCAGATATTCCCCCTGAAAGCCTGGTTCTCCCTGTAATTTCCACCAACGACAGGCTTACCTTAGGGTGCGAATTATGGGTATGTTACATGTGTATTTAATCATGTAATTCTGCTTTGGTTTCATTGAGAGTAAATTCAGGTTCTGAGAGGAAAACTATTTCTTTGCTGTTCAAAGAAAATTCACAATTTGAATTGTTGTTTTGCTTTTTCTTACATTATGCTCTAATATCCATTTAGGATGGAACTATTATAAGGGGACAAAATGAAATTTCTCATCCAACCAGGGGAACGACAGAGCTGATTAACAAGGTATGTTTTTGTATGTATTGAGAGATTATGCTTATCAATACAGTATTTCTGCTCAAAATTTTACTGATCTGAGGTACATTGTCCGACTTAAATCTCTGGACTCTTATTGAAAGTAATATCAATGTAGGAAGGGTGTTTTTTAAGTTGTAATGATGTGGAATGTATGCTGATGCTGTAAACATGTCAATAAAGGCATCGAAAATATTAACTTACATGTTAGTTGAGTTTGAAACAAACAAGAGTACTTGGTTtaaatttcagaaaatatttaATTTCAGAATTAGTCACTCTATTACTTTAATGCTTTCCTGATATAAAATCTAGTGAAGTTGTAGCTTCcaaactaattttttttctctGTCATTCTCACTAACTGACATACTACAAAATTGTGATTGGTTGGTTGATCTAGTATGTAATATTGTAAAACTGTGTATCTTATATTTCTTGTATACTAAAGTTTTATCATTTTGTGGGTAGGATAGCTTTTCCACTCCAGCGCTTCCTTCAAAAATAAAACGTGTCTTCTACATGTCAAGTGAGGGGAAAAATTTGCTCCATGAGGTAAATCTGTTTTGGTGCTGTTTTTATTAGAATTGTTCTTCTGTtaggaaagagaaaaagaatataTTTGACAAAGTGCAACTTTTATTCATTTTTATAAGAAGTTTTTTTTAGGAAATGAATTTTGCTATTGATTTAATAATTTATGAGCAATTTATAATTATAACTTCCATTTGTCATGATATCTTTTCAATAGGTCTTTCCTTCACCTAATGCAACTGTATTAGAGCAGTTAAGTAATGTGGACTGCATTGTATATGCCATGGGTTCCCTTTTCACTTCAATCTGTCCCTCGTTGGTAAGATTCTTAGAAGTAGTTTGTAAAAAGTATGCTATTTCCTCTTCATGAAGCGACATTGCataatcttttattttgtttgagaCATTGCATAATTATGTGGATTAATCTATAATTTGGCTAGAATAAACATATCTTTCTTCTTTACACAGTTTAGTTCTCCTACTAGATGATCACTGATCAACAAGTTTTTCTAGGTCTTATTGGGAATTGGGGAGATTATTTCGTCAAGGTCTTGCCTCAAGGTACTTCTTGATCTTGTAATTATATATGTTTTCTTTGCCTATTAATGTTTAGTCTGATGAGCCTTGCATCCAGTTTGTATTTTAGGAATTTAGGCTTGATAAGATTGCTTTCAATTTGCAAGGAGAGCATTTGTTTCTCTTTTGGAAGAAACAAGCTATTAAGGTAGTCCGGCTCTTCTTGATTGCTGAGCAATAAGACAAAAAGGGTGATAAGTTTCTGTGCTTTGATATGGAAGTCCAGCCATAGTGCTATTAGTGGCGTGAATTTGTTCCAATGCATGAAATTCTAGCGGCGGTCTTTTGTTTTATTGAAATTTTATAGCAATATATGCATTCTTTTCCAAAATTctactcatttttatttttatttcttaaatGTTAGGTACTTATGTTAAATGGCACACCTGACCGGGAGACTAATGGGTTTTCGGCTTCTTGTTTTGTTACTGCCATCACGGATGCTCTAAATCGAACATATGGAGATCCTTGCAATCGGCTAAAGAATCCTGTGAGTGGAAATTCCTTCACAATTGAAGCTAGTTGGTGCCAAACAGagatctttatttttattctgGTTCAAAATAAGTCTTTGATTAATTCACTAAAGAGTgccaatttcattttatttgaaTGCATGCTTTTTACCCTGTTGCAAGTGCCAAGTGGTATACTGTTAATAAACCCTTATCGCTCCATATGATGATTGCTATTGCAGAATGAATTGTCATATGTAGTTTACTCTCCCCTTGTTGTTGCTGCAATTATTATTGAAATTTTAAAGAAACTTTACATAAAAATCTATGAGTTAGGACTTCCACTTTGGTACTTACTAACTACTACTATAGATAGATTTGTTTAGCATTAGTTTTTATTATCACATGTTCGACATGATGGATGCCTGGAAAAGcttgagaaaaatattttttctcaggTGTTTTGCTTCTTTCGAAGAAAAATGATGTATTTGATGTGTGTAGAATCTTACTTGAAATAAAAAATCAGTTACTTTTGAAACTGAAACCTAAAATTCACAGTACAATATGCATAATGTGATGACAAGATTTTTTCTGCCATTAATAATTTTATGCAGCCGAGTCAGTATATCAATACCATTTTGGTGCCAAGAAATAGTTCAGTTCCAGTTGATGTTGACCGATTGAATGCCCAAGGAATATTTGATGTGGTATGTATACCAACTTTGCTCGAGGCAAAATTGAGTGGATAATACAACCTATaatctttttaatgcaatttacttttatttgaGATCCTCAAACAATTCTTATTTTGCAGATTGTTGTTGACTCCCTACGTGATTCCAAAGTGGGTATAATATATGACCCAAAGTCGTTGATAAGAGCTCTCGCTGACTTAATTGACAGATACATGAAGTCGAGAGTCAAGGAATTAATCGATGCTAGATGATATAACAAGGGGCTACAATTAACAATTTTTTTCCTCTGAAGGATTTCTAGGTAAAATTGCCTATTTATAATCATATATTGGAACAATTTTTCCTCCCATCCAAGGTACAGCAATTCGATGAAAACATGATATA harbors:
- the LOC107623348 gene encoding uncharacterized protein YNL011C isoform X2 yields the protein MAEAWLGLGPTFSNSLPLPLPSSSSSPPSMASVPSPRHRRCYSNPDPPPPPPQPALLVFSGGTAFNGVVEDLKTFTTRVAHVLPVSDDGGSTAEIVRVLGGPAVGDIRSRCLRLSDQSTAEALAVRNLLGHRLPLDPLKAKSEWYSIVEGDHTLWKGVSKPYRETIRSFLVYFQSQILRRAEESFCFSNGSIGNFFFAGARIFFRSLDAAIFLFSRVSDIPPESLVLPVISTNDRLTLGCELWDGTIIRGQNEISHPTRGTTELINKDSFSTPALPSKIKRVFYMSSEGKNLLHEVFPSPNATVLEQLSNVDCIVYAMGSLFTSICPSLVLLGIGEIISSRSCLKVLMLNGTPDRETNGFSASCFVTAITDALNRTYGDPCNRLKNPPSQYINTILVPRNSSVPVDVDRLNAQGIFDVIVVDSLRDSKVGIIYDPKSLIRALADLIDRYMKSRVKELIDAR
- the LOC107623348 gene encoding uncharacterized protein YNL011C isoform X1, which translates into the protein MAEAWLGLGPTFSNSLPLPLPSSSSSPPSMASVPSPRHRRCYSNPDPPPPPPQPALLVFSGGTAFNGVVEDLKTFTTRVAHVLPVSDDGGSTAEIVRVLGGPAVGDIRSRCLRLSDQSTAEALAVRNLLGHRLPLDPLKAKSEWYSIVEGDHTLWKGVSKPYRETIRSFLVYFQSQILRRAEESFCFSNGSIGNFFFAGARIFFRSLDAAIFLFSRVSDIPPESLVLPVISTNDRLTLGCELWDGTIIRGQNEISHPTRGTTELINKDSFSTPALPSKIKRVFYMSSEGKNLLHEVFPSPNATVLEQLSNVDCIVYAMGSLFTSICPSLVLLGIGEIISSRSCLKEFRLDKIAFNLQGEHLFLFWKKQAIKVLMLNGTPDRETNGFSASCFVTAITDALNRTYGDPCNRLKNPPSQYINTILVPRNSSVPVDVDRLNAQGIFDVIVVDSLRDSKVGIIYDPKSLIRALADLIDRYMKSRVKELIDAR